The following are encoded in a window of uncultured Fibrobacter sp. genomic DNA:
- a CDS encoding FISUMP domain-containing protein gives MKIFRNTFALAYVLAIGLVSATFAQQDLRDAIDAGDVIAAQKMVKKGEAEEIYCGKLSPEDAVTVYEKIFRSMPYESFANCPSQFSYGYGIKACANAKAMDACTEVISYLLNEGEAGNVKALDLLDIVVKSALRTKAYAKPVKVPVDTSIWVPCPKKKGKAREACMEECFEQALNMHDILHEETCEIRPEHFIDTTVMVSMPSPLYEKLRKGLLEGYWKTQKTTAEKYAVMIQNNARALSIPDTAVVNLAYVGRWADKHKAEKSALPGDELFRFCTAWQSAVDSILSQKGFETRCPVFETFEDSRDGQKYKVKNINGTRWFVQNLNYAIEEKSMCYDREEDNCKVYGRLYTQDAALVACPEGTHLSTDDDWKMLEIYAGGANEAAEKLRSNGSDEYAFTVMFGGYANKNGISVIQGEGAYFWTSKDVGDGRGIARSMFSTDKDVSTIPVDKKFSLAVRCVVDNEK, from the coding sequence ATGAAAATTTTTAGAAATACTTTTGCGCTAGCCTATGTGCTTGCAATAGGTCTTGTTTCTGCGACTTTTGCTCAACAGGATCTACGCGATGCAATCGATGCGGGCGATGTGATTGCTGCGCAAAAAATGGTCAAGAAAGGTGAAGCCGAAGAAATTTATTGTGGAAAACTTTCTCCGGAAGATGCTGTGACCGTCTACGAAAAAATTTTCAGGTCTATGCCTTACGAATCGTTTGCGAACTGCCCTTCTCAATTTTCGTATGGTTACGGAATTAAGGCGTGTGCCAATGCGAAGGCGATGGATGCATGTACCGAGGTGATTTCTTACTTGCTCAATGAAGGCGAAGCGGGAAACGTAAAAGCTCTCGATTTGCTGGATATCGTGGTGAAGTCTGCACTACGGACAAAAGCCTATGCAAAACCGGTGAAGGTTCCTGTCGATACGAGCATTTGGGTGCCATGTCCCAAGAAAAAGGGAAAGGCTCGCGAGGCTTGTATGGAAGAGTGCTTTGAACAGGCGCTTAATATGCATGACATCCTTCATGAAGAAACGTGTGAAATTAGGCCGGAACACTTTATCGATACGACGGTTATGGTTTCGATGCCTTCGCCCTTGTACGAAAAGTTGCGCAAGGGCCTATTGGAAGGCTATTGGAAAACCCAGAAAACGACGGCGGAAAAGTATGCCGTTATGATACAGAATAACGCTCGTGCTTTGTCGATTCCGGATACGGCGGTGGTGAATCTTGCGTATGTCGGGCGTTGGGCCGATAAGCACAAGGCGGAAAAGTCTGCTCTTCCGGGCGATGAACTTTTCCGATTCTGTACGGCCTGGCAATCCGCGGTAGATTCGATTCTTTCGCAGAAGGGCTTTGAAACGCGTTGCCCTGTATTTGAAACGTTTGAAGATAGTCGCGATGGGCAGAAATACAAGGTCAAGAACATCAATGGAACTCGCTGGTTTGTTCAGAACTTGAACTATGCCATCGAGGAAAAGTCGATGTGCTATGACCGTGAAGAGGACAACTGCAAGGTTTATGGACGCTTGTACACGCAGGATGCGGCACTCGTGGCATGCCCCGAAGGAACTCACCTTTCTACCGATGACGATTGGAAAATGCTCGAAATTTATGCCGGTGGAGCTAACGAGGCTGCCGAAAAACTTCGTAGCAATGGTTCTGACGAATATGCGTTTACGGTGATGTTTGGCGGCTATGCAAATAAGAACGGCATATCGGTCATTCAGGGCGAGGGTGCCTATTTCTGGACTAGCAAGGATGTCGGCGATGGTCGAGGAATTGCTCGCTCCATGTTCAGTACCGACAAGGACGTGTCTACGATTCCGGTTGATAAAAAATTCTCTCTCGCTGTCCGCTGCGTCGTGGAC
- a CDS encoding aminotransferase class V-fold PLP-dependent enzyme — translation MIDAEKIRSEFPMLVAGDKDAKPLAFLDSTATTQKPDCVIDVMNDFYREHYSSVKRGVYRLSARTTEAFEKTRKNVAKFINAKSEDEIVFTRGTTESINLVAWSYGRKFFEAGDEILISGLEHHANIVSWQIVAEMKGAKIKVIPVLDSGDLDLSKLPELLNARTKMVAVAHVSNSVGTVNPIAEIIATVRKLAPQAKILIDAAQSSSHIKIDVQKLDCDFLAFSGHKMYGPTGVGVLYGKYEVLDSMPPWHGGGEMIKNVTFEKTTYADVPARFEAGTPMIAEVIGLGKAIEWINAVGIENIRKHEEEITQYALEQLTQIPQVKVLGNPKERGALISITLDGIAVSDAAMILDEENVAVRSGHHCAQPVMDRFGVDATLRLSFGAYTLKRDIDRFIAGIKRVLRLFG, via the coding sequence ATGATTGATGCCGAAAAAATCCGTAGCGAATTTCCAATGCTTGTCGCTGGCGATAAAGATGCAAAACCGCTCGCCTTCCTCGACAGCACGGCCACCACGCAAAAGCCTGACTGCGTGATTGACGTGATGAATGACTTTTACCGCGAACACTATAGCTCCGTGAAGCGCGGCGTGTACCGTCTGAGCGCCCGCACCACCGAAGCATTTGAGAAGACTCGCAAGAATGTCGCGAAATTCATTAACGCAAAGAGCGAAGACGAAATCGTGTTCACCCGCGGCACCACCGAAAGCATCAATCTGGTGGCGTGGAGTTACGGTCGCAAGTTCTTCGAAGCGGGCGACGAGATTCTGATTAGCGGACTCGAGCATCACGCTAACATCGTGAGCTGGCAAATTGTCGCCGAAATGAAGGGCGCCAAGATCAAGGTCATCCCGGTTCTCGATAGCGGCGATTTGGACCTGAGCAAGCTCCCCGAGCTTTTGAATGCGCGCACCAAGATGGTGGCCGTCGCCCACGTGAGCAACTCCGTCGGCACCGTGAACCCGATTGCAGAAATTATCGCAACAGTGCGCAAGCTCGCCCCGCAGGCAAAGATTTTGATTGACGCCGCCCAGAGTTCAAGCCACATCAAGATTGACGTGCAAAAGCTGGACTGCGATTTTCTCGCCTTCAGCGGACACAAGATGTATGGCCCGACAGGCGTGGGCGTACTCTACGGCAAGTACGAAGTTCTCGACAGCATGCCCCCCTGGCACGGCGGTGGCGAAATGATCAAGAACGTGACCTTCGAAAAGACGACTTACGCCGACGTTCCCGCCCGTTTCGAGGCTGGCACGCCCATGATCGCCGAAGTCATCGGCCTCGGCAAGGCCATCGAATGGATCAATGCGGTTGGCATCGAGAACATCCGCAAGCACGAAGAAGAAATTACGCAGTACGCCTTGGAACAGCTCACGCAGATTCCGCAAGTGAAAGTTCTCGGGAACCCGAAGGAACGCGGCGCCCTCATCAGCATTACGCTTGACGGAATCGCCGTCAGCGACGCCGCCATGATTCTCGACGAAGAAAACGTGGCTGTCCGCAGCGGGCACCACTGCGCCCAACCCGTCATGGACCGCTTCGGCGTCGACGCCACGCTTCGTTTGAGTTTCGGCGCGTATACCCTGAAGCGCGACATCGACCGCTTTATCGCAGGCATCAAGCGCGTTCTCCGACTCTTCGGTTAA
- a CDS encoding ThiF family adenylyltransferase yields the protein MGIEKGIFNRTSLLLGDDVMGDIYQKRVIIFGLGGVGSWCAESLVRSGIKELVLVDSDRVCVTNVNRQLMATTKTVGQVKVDVLKNRLLEINPHANIVALQDIYEEANTDKFQLDTFDYIIDAIDSLENKMQLLWHATRTKATVFSSMGAALKMDPTRIKVAEFWKVAGCPLARALRDKFKKKKMALKKKVLCVYSDELLKNRGKNSSCGTDACMCPKVRHERSEAELQNANLVDHEWCSSKAQINGTMAHSTAIFGFMIAGLVMQDIYKKALASAE from the coding sequence ATGGGAATCGAGAAAGGCATCTTTAACCGCACATCGCTCCTGCTCGGAGACGACGTGATGGGCGACATCTACCAGAAGCGCGTCATCATCTTCGGTCTCGGCGGAGTCGGCAGCTGGTGCGCCGAAAGCCTGGTGCGTTCCGGCATCAAGGAACTCGTGCTCGTCGATTCTGACCGCGTGTGCGTCACCAACGTGAACCGCCAACTGATGGCCACCACGAAAACCGTGGGGCAAGTCAAGGTGGACGTGCTGAAAAATCGCCTACTCGAAATCAACCCGCACGCCAACATCGTAGCACTCCAAGACATCTACGAAGAAGCGAATACGGACAAATTCCAACTAGACACCTTCGACTACATCATCGATGCCATCGACAGCCTCGAAAACAAGATGCAGCTGTTGTGGCACGCCACGCGCACCAAGGCCACGGTATTTTCCTCCATGGGGGCAGCCCTCAAGATGGACCCCACACGAATCAAGGTCGCCGAATTCTGGAAAGTCGCCGGTTGCCCGCTCGCCCGCGCCCTGCGCGACAAGTTCAAGAAAAAGAAAATGGCTCTCAAGAAAAAAGTGCTGTGCGTCTACAGCGACGAACTCCTGAAGAACCGCGGCAAGAATTCCTCTTGCGGAACGGACGCCTGCATGTGCCCCAAGGTGCGCCACGAAAGGAGCGAAGCCGAACTCCAGAATGCAAACCTGGTCGATCACGAATGGTGCAGCAGTAAGGCGCAAATCAACGGCACCATGGCACACTCCACCGCTATTTTTGGATTCATGATTGCGGGCCTCGTGATGCAGGACATCTACAAGAAGGCATTGGCTAGCGCGGAGTAA
- the dtd gene encoding D-aminoacyl-tRNA deacylase: MKFLIQRVLNAQVDIAGDTVGKIGKGYMILIGVGEDDTKEIADRLIRKMLALRIFADENGKTNLSIKDVGGELLLVSQFTLYANCNKGNRPTFNGAGNPTLANELYEYITAECKKEIPVVQTGKFGADMQVSLTNDGPFTIMLE, from the coding sequence ATGAAATTCTTAATTCAGCGAGTATTGAACGCCCAGGTGGATATCGCAGGCGACACTGTCGGAAAAATCGGCAAGGGCTACATGATTCTTATCGGCGTGGGCGAAGACGACACCAAGGAAATAGCCGACAGGCTTATCCGCAAGATGCTTGCGCTCCGCATCTTCGCCGACGAAAACGGCAAGACGAATCTTTCCATCAAGGATGTGGGCGGCGAGCTCCTGCTCGTCTCGCAGTTCACGCTATACGCGAACTGCAACAAGGGCAACCGTCCGACCTTCAATGGGGCAGGCAACCCGACCTTAGCCAATGAACTCTACGAATACATCACCGCGGAATGCAAGAAAGAAATACCCGTCGTACAGACAGGGAAATTCGGCGCCGATATGCAGGTGAGTCTCACCAACGACGGCCCGTTCACGATAATGTTGGAATAA
- a CDS encoding WYL domain-containing protein, which translates to MADQARGERMIRIFVYMMAHYNNRYSVADIMRHLDIREEDLRSVQRDMHALSEIEGGYIKRSVESGKTYYQVALERANKLIFPEFGDTLLHFMFLQRIANIYPATSNLIEDLTKRITQDLPAREQSTLAHYAKELNGRILFMGTPPSIDENVGKNLPVILDAIRKKQKVQITYTDNWGTTTNKPRIPLMVAINQGEIYIGCVSQHHPDKTYALKLRRIQSVKLLREQFVENPKVVETLRKRIRTGTLLSGDQDQQEEKVVIYFPGYAKNFLQERPYHPSMKIKELACGDLHVTMKVAVNGLLKQWVLYYGSIAEVLKPAKLRQMVLDSAKDLVKLYER; encoded by the coding sequence ATGGCAGATCAAGCTCGCGGCGAACGAATGATACGCATTTTCGTCTACATGATGGCGCACTACAACAACCGTTACAGCGTCGCCGACATTATGCGGCATTTGGACATCCGCGAAGAAGACTTGCGGAGCGTGCAGCGTGATATGCACGCACTCTCCGAAATCGAGGGCGGCTACATCAAGCGTTCCGTCGAAAGCGGCAAGACCTATTATCAGGTGGCACTTGAACGCGCAAACAAGCTCATATTCCCGGAATTTGGCGACACGCTACTGCACTTCATGTTCCTGCAGCGCATCGCGAACATCTACCCCGCGACCTCGAACCTTATCGAAGACCTAACCAAACGAATCACACAAGATTTGCCTGCACGCGAACAATCCACCCTGGCCCATTACGCGAAGGAACTGAACGGGCGTATTCTGTTCATGGGAACGCCCCCGAGCATCGACGAAAACGTTGGTAAAAATCTGCCCGTCATCCTCGACGCCATCCGCAAAAAACAGAAGGTGCAAATCACCTACACCGACAACTGGGGGACCACAACCAACAAGCCGAGAATTCCGCTGATGGTCGCCATCAACCAGGGCGAAATCTACATCGGCTGCGTATCGCAGCACCACCCCGACAAGACATACGCCCTCAAGCTCCGCCGCATACAATCCGTAAAGCTCTTGCGCGAGCAATTCGTCGAAAACCCTAAAGTCGTCGAGACGCTCCGCAAGCGTATCCGCACCGGCACGCTACTTTCGGGCGACCAGGACCAGCAAGAAGAAAAAGTCGTCATCTATTTTCCGGGATACGCCAAGAACTTCCTGCAAGAACGCCCCTACCACCCCAGCATGAAAATCAAGGAATTGGCATGCGGCGACTTGCACGTCACCATGAAAGTCGCCGTAAATGGGCTGCTTAAGCAATGGGTCTTGTATTACGGTTCCATCGCCGAGGTACTAAAGCCAGCCAAGCTCCGCCAAATGGTACTCGATAGCGCTAAAGACTTGGTGAAACTGTACGAAAGATGA
- a CDS encoding ATP-binding protein translates to MIQREKYIAPIREFYDSDLIKIITGIRRCGKSVVLSQISEEIRKKTDNVIFLNFEDRGTLSKISNCDELLAYVEKTRHKSKCFLFLDEIQNVKDWPDACKTLRLHDCSVFITGSNSKLLSKEFTKELSGRYVAFRIRPFVFKEIQECLTQQGRSATITDYLIYGGFPMRFEFNTESATRNYLNDLDQTIVINDIVNRYKIRKPELFSKLANYVLISNSRILSAKSIYNYIKGQFSECSVNTITKYLGYLKEAYVISSIKQYSTKAKRELNFFEKIYDEDVAFNSIRVADGIFDLTHNLENVVYNELLYRGYSLSVYSGKQEIDFCAQKENKKYFIQVAYSVAERSTYDREMGAFADIDNTHAKILISNDDIDYSTSTVRHIKLKDFLEMEDFT, encoded by the coding sequence AAATCGGTCGTTCTTTCACAAATTTCCGAAGAAATCCGCAAAAAAACGGACAATGTCATCTTCCTGAATTTTGAAGATCGCGGCACATTGTCTAAAATATCCAATTGCGATGAACTTCTTGCTTATGTGGAAAAGACTCGCCATAAGAGCAAATGTTTCCTTTTCCTTGACGAAATTCAGAATGTAAAAGACTGGCCTGATGCTTGCAAGACATTGCGCTTGCATGATTGCTCCGTATTCATCACTGGTTCCAATTCAAAACTATTATCTAAGGAATTTACCAAGGAACTGAGCGGCCGTTATGTGGCGTTCAGGATAAGGCCATTTGTCTTTAAAGAAATTCAGGAATGTTTGACGCAACAGGGTAGATCCGCAACCATTACTGATTACCTAATCTATGGCGGATTCCCGATGCGGTTTGAATTCAATACTGAAAGTGCTACACGGAACTACCTGAACGATCTTGACCAAACGATTGTAATCAATGATATTGTTAACCGTTACAAAATACGCAAGCCGGAGCTTTTTTCCAAACTTGCCAATTACGTTCTTATTTCCAATTCAAGAATTCTGTCTGCAAAATCCATCTACAACTATATCAAAGGGCAATTTAGCGAATGTTCCGTCAATACGATAACTAAATATTTGGGCTATCTGAAAGAGGCGTATGTCATCAGCTCCATCAAGCAGTATTCAACAAAGGCTAAGCGGGAACTAAACTTCTTCGAAAAAATATATGACGAAGATGTGGCTTTTAATTCAATTCGCGTTGCAGATGGCATTTTCGATTTGACTCACAACTTAGAGAATGTTGTCTATAACGAACTTCTGTATAGGGGGTATTCACTGAGCGTTTATTCCGGAAAACAGGAAATAGACTTTTGTGCCCAAAAGGAAAACAAAAAATACTTCATTCAGGTTGCCTATTCCGTGGCAGAGCGTTCAACTTACGACCGAGAAATGGGGGCGTTTGCTGATATTGACAATACTCATGCAAAGATCCTCATTTCCAATGACGATATTGATTATTCCACTAGTACCGTCAGACATATCAAACTAAAAGATTTTCTGGAAATGGAAGATTTTACTTGA